In the Sorghum bicolor cultivar BTx623 chromosome 4, Sorghum_bicolor_NCBIv3, whole genome shotgun sequence genome, TCTCTCTAGCATGAGATTAACGAGGATTGAGGTGCATAACGGGTAACAACACGAACGCGCAGCCTAACGATCTGAGGGCAGGCAGTGGGCTGGTTACCTTCATAGCGATCATGAACTCGCGGCAGTGCGCGCCGACTGCATCGGTGCGAGGGCCCTGAGAGTTTCCCAGCTCCTCCATCACCGCTCCCGCAAGCTCCAGCACCCGCACTATCCGCTGCACACGCACAACGAACATCCAGCCAGCGTAAGGAAACCGAACTGACAACCACCGAGATCGGGGTGCGGGCCGTGACGTGAGGCTACCTTCTCGACGTGTTGAAGGCGCTGCAGGGAGCTGCTCTGGCTCTGGGGAATCATCTTCACCGGCGACGAAGAGAAGAGGCGGCGGAGAAGGGGATTGGTGCTTGGGTGGCGCCGAAGGTTGGACGGAGTGTCGTGATCTGGCGGCTTTGGGCTGGGTTGGGCTGAAAGGGAGAAATCAAATCGGCGACGTCAAGGACGAGCTCGAGCAGTCGAGCTGGTCAGCTTGCTGGATGGAGCGAGGCCGGCCACCGGCGACGAGCCGAGGCGGCAAGGGGCGGGAGCGGCGCGACGCTGCCGGCTGCAAGGGTTCCACGTTCCCCATTGCGGCCGGCGTTTGATTGCGGCCGGCGTTTCTTTTCCTCGGAGGAATCGGCGAGGGGTGGGAAAGGCCGGATGGGCCATCGGGTGTGGCCTGTGGGCTGGCTTGTGTACTGCTTTGCGATTGGAGTCCAATTAGAGGCACAGAATAGCAATTTgactcaaaaaaaaaagcaattTGACACattataactaattatatacgcTCACTTTCATTCTAGTTTATAAGATGTTTTTGCTATACATTTGAGTATGAACTATGTTTAATAAgcaaaaatgtcttataatttagaatgcagAGAGTATTATTATCTACTTTCTctgtccacgaaagaatcaattcctagaatccttgttagacaaacttttcaaagtttgattaactttatagaaaagagtaacaacatctatgacataaaatacgcattatataaaaatatattctataatgaaTCTAATCATATTAATTTGATAGCataaattttagcattttttcTGTTACATATGGAAGGATCGATTGTGAAAATAGAATTGGGGAAGTTAGGGGTGTAACTAGAatccaaaatacaaaatgccaactattttggagtgatgaaatgcaaaatgTCAAAATTTTTAGGGTCATATTTAGTTCTATCCAAAATGCATAATTTATTGCCCTCATAAGAGCCTCTTGAGGTTATTTTTGGGCTTTTTtggcctcttgaggccaaaattcaaaatggagaataaccacttttttgtcaaaaattttgtatggtgtttagttctattttgcaaatgatggaccaaaacccaaaaatttttgggaaaaaaggggaactaaacacccccaaggtcttgtttagttcccagcaaattttgcaaaacttttcacattctccatcatattaaatcttacgacacatgcatgaaatattaaataaaagataaaaaataattaattatacagtttgtctataatttacgagacgaattttttaagtctatttAGTCTATAATCGAtggaataatatttatcacatacaaacgaaagtgttatagtgtctattaaaaaaatggaactaaacaaggcccaagtataCTTATTACTCGGTATATAGAATGACAATATACTAAGCGACAGATCATGGAAGTTTCCATTGAATGTGCAGACTCGTCTGTCGTCTCCATCAGTTGTAACCGCACGATGGCCGAGTCACTAGTAGTTCGCCAAACCCTGCAAAAGGCGACGGTAGCACATCAAGAAATTGACACCGGATCGACATGATCCAATCCCACCGAACCAAACTGAGCTGCGCGCACTTTGCTGATCCGTGAAACCAGAACATGTCGGCATTGCGGCATTCTCTACCGATCATCCTCCTGCAGCTGTACATGCTGTCCGGCGTACCACCGGCGACGGCTAAGGTCACTGCGCTGATCGTGTTCGGCGACTCGACGGTCGACACGGGCAACAACAACTACATCTCCACGCTCGTCAAGAGCGACTTCGCCCCCTACGGCCGCGACCTCCGCACGCCgggaagcggcggcggcggcggcactagCAGTGCCCAGCCCACCGGCCGGTTCTCCAATGGCCGCCTCGCCGTCGACTTCATCTCCGAGGCTTTTGGCCTCCCCCCTCTCGTGCCGGCGTACCTCGACCCCAACGCCAACATGAGCAGCCTCGCCACCGGCGCCTGCTTCGCGTCTGCAGGCGCCGGCTACGACAACGCCACGTCTGATCTTTTTGTAAGACGCCATCATCCTGTCCTCCATGCAATAATAGCACGTCTGGTTCTTGTGCTACGACGATgaacgccgccggccgccgacAAATAAACATGTCGATCGATCCGTTTTGCATGCATCATGCAGTCCGTTCTGCCGCTGTGGAAAGAGCTGGACTACTTCAAGGAGTACGCGGCGAAGCTGAGGAGCTTCCATGGCGACGAGAAGGCGAAGGAGACGCTGTCGGAGGCGCTCTACATCGTGAGCATGGGCACCAACGACTTCCTGGAGAACTACTACGGCGTGCGGAGCGGCGACGCGGCGGAGCGCGCGGGGTCGGCGTCGGGCTACGCGGGGTACCTGCTGGGCGTGGCGGAGTCGTTCGCGCGGGCGCTGCACGCGCTGGGCGCGCGCAAGCTGGACCTCAACGGGCTCCCGCCCATGGGGTGCCTCCCGCTGGAGCGCCACGCCGCCACGGGCGCGTGCACCGAAGAGTACAACGCCGTGGCGCGGGACTTCAACGCGGGCCTCCGCGACCTGGTGGCGCGCCTGGACGCGGACGAcgccaccggcggcggcggcggcgacgacggaggcctcggcggcggcgccaggGTCGTCTACGGCGACGTGTACGGGCCCGTGGCGGACGTGCTCGCGGACCCGGCGGCGTACGGGTTCGACGACGTCGCGGCCGGGTGCTGCGGCACCACGGGGCGGATCGAGATGGGGTACATGTGCAACGAGGCCAGCCCGCTGACGTGCAAGGACGCCGGCAAGTACGCGTTCTGGGACGCCATCCACCCCACGGAGCACCTACACCGCTTCCTCGCCGACCGCAAGATGAACACCTCGCTCTACGTGTTCCAGTAAAAGTCATGGATCGGAACAGGGACGGGGCGCATGGTCCTTAATTTTCTTTTTATCGAAATGAAATGTACAACACTAGATCAATACAAGAATCGAGCGATGCGGTTGTTCAACCATTTGTTGCAAGAGGAAAGGAAATGAACCTGCTACATGACGTATGCAGTTATTGCTAGTTTCCCTGTCATGACGCAATGCAATGGCGTGGACGCAAGACGCGTACACATTAACACTGCCATGACTTATCCGCCAAATGAAAGACGTTGTAGcacttgtttagtttcatcttttttataaaataaatattgtagcacttttatttatatttaataaaattataaaatcataaggctcaaaagattcatctagcaaactacagataaactatacaattagttatttttatctatatttagtgcaccatgcatatgccgcaagatttggaccttatttagttctttttttttttgcaaaatggacattgtagcactttcgtttgtatttgacaaatattatccaatcaaggattaactaggctcaaaagattcgtctcgcaatttaaagataaactgtacaattagtttttttatctatatttaatgcttcatgtatgtgctacaagattcgatgtaacaggaaatctgaaaaatcttataaatttttttagaactaaacaagacatcgatgtgggaatcttaaaaaattttgcaaaatttaggaactaaacaagcggcGGCGCTCAGTTTCCTTCCCGCGACctaggggtgtttggttggagttgttaaagtttaacattaaacattttcgttttatttgataattagtgtccaattatagactaattaggttcaaaaaattcgtctcgcaaattactctctaactatgtttttagtttcgtaaatagtctatatttattacttcatacatgtgtttaaatattcgatgtgacgagcggGAAACTTTACCGTCTATAACCAAACAGCTCACCTCCATTATTGCTGAAACCAGAAGCGCgttctcaggccttgtttagtttgaaaaaattgcaaaaagtttcagatttcccgtcatatcgaatcttacggtgcatgcataaagcattaaatataaataaaaataataactaattatacagtttatttgtaatttacgagataaatcttttgagcctagttaatccataattagacaagaaaatactacagtgtcgattttgtaaatttttttaaactaaacgaggcctcaaAACACCACTCGCTCGCCGTCAGCTGCATCACACACTGACACTGACACACACGCTCCCAATGGCGCCGACCTGCCGTTCTAGGGCCGAAGCCGCGGCGCTGCTCGTGCTGGTGCTGACGACGACGAGCGGTGTCGCGCGGGCCGTGACGCCGCGTGCGCCGGCGGcgctgctggtgctggtgctgacGACGATGAGCGGGTGTTGCATGGGCCGGGGGCagtttagaccttgtttagttcccaaaaaattttgcaaaatttttcagattctccgtcatatcgaatctttagacgcatgcatggagtattaaatatagataaaaataaaaactaattgcacagtttggtcgaaattgacgagacgaatcttttgagcctagttagtccatgattggataatttttgtcaaatacaaacgaaaatgctacagtatcgattttgcaaaaatttttggaactaaacaaggccttagcctcCACTACCCTCTGCCCCTGCGGGCAACAGCACCATATCCCCACCTAGCCAACTTCTCGCCCTACGGCCGCGACATGCCAGGCGAGCCGCGTGCCACCGACCAGTTCAGCAACGGCTAGGCGGCTGCCCCGATGCCCGCGGACCTCATCTCCGAGGCGCTCGTCCTGCCGCCGCACGTGCCGACCTACCTCGACCCACCCTACGGCATCGATGACTTCGCGCACAGCGTCTGGGGTTCTCTATACCTGGGCAACGGGCCGGCCCGGCACGTTGCCTAACGGGCCGATGGGGCCCGTCGTGCCCTGCGGGCCGTGCCTTACCGGCCTGCGGGCCTGACCTCCGGCCCAGGCACGGGCCCGTGGGCCATTTTGCGTACCGGGCGGGCCCGTCAGGCCGGGCCAGCCCATAGCCCGTTGAACAATAACATATCaataaacatagatttaaaagcatatttcaaacacattcATCAATTCATCACTTCATCAGTATAAAGAACACATTCAAATACATATGACAGATGTAGAGAATAGATTTAGATATTAAAATGAGTTATTTTATACAATGTTGTTATTTGACGGACCGGACCGTGCCGGCCCGCGGGCCTGAAGtgcggcccaagcacggcctgcAGCCCCGTGCCGTGCCAGCCCGAGCCCAATGACtttcgggccgggccgggctaGAGCCGGGCCAAAATGACGGGCTTCGGGCCGTGCTCACGGGCTCGTGCTGCATGCCCAGGTATAGGGTTCTCGTCCGCGAGCACGGGCATCGAACAACGCCACTGCCGGAGTTCTGGAAAGTGCCCTGCTGTACGTCCCCACTCTCCAGCCGATTGTGTTGCGCTTATGGCCTTGTtgagttctaaaaaaatttatatttttttttcagattttgtatcccatcgaatcttacagcacttgcatggagcattaaatatagataaaaaaaataattaattgcatagtttatctgtaatttgcgagacaaatattttaagcctaggtagtctataattgaataatatttattaaatacaaatgaaagtcctatagtgtccattttgtaaaaaaatttacaactaAATAAGGTCATATATTCTTCTAAGGCCTTATTTGGCACAACTCAatttcactagtaaagctgtttttttataaaatagcttTATGAGCAACTTCCTAAATGAAGCTAAGATATTTTGAAAAATGTGTTtagtaaaatagcttcaccaactactttttACATAGATGGGAGAAAGAAATGAAGgagagagctgcaataagctacggCTTCATCTCACTTATGTTTTtgtgagagagaaaaaaaacagcttcactcataaagctgttttggaaacaagtgtttaacaaaaaaacagttcatgaagctgttgtaagctgtaccaaacaggctcTAACTGTTTTTATTAATCGGTCGCTCGATCAGCTGTGCGCTTAACCGAATAGTATCGCCACACATGCGTCTCTGCAAAACGGAACTGTGCACGGCTTATTCACGTTCGAAGCAGAGCGGTGTGTGGCTCGTACATACACAGCGGTGTGTGGCTCGTACATACCTACACTTGAGCTTTCCTGCATACACTTACACTGTCATGGAGTGTAGCTTGCACACTATATTTGCAAAAGAGAACTGTGTGTCTCATACACTTTTACATATCAACAATTGTGTGCCCCATGCATGAAGTAAAAAGAAACGAAACGGAGCGTATTGTTCACAGAGTACAGTATTGTCTTCGTTCCGTATAGCTAACAACTTGGTCTCTTTCAACAATTAGATTTTTGCGTATGCACTAACACTGTCTTATAGCTATATTTACACTACTTTATTACTATGTTTACAATAATTTCTTCTGTGTAATTTATTGAGATGGAGTGATGCAATTTGGAAATAACACAAATATAtgccaattttttttaaaaaaagaaaattatTTTTATGGATTCCAAACATCAAAGAAATACAAGTCAAATTGTTCATAAATGATCAAATTATTATTCACAAATGGTCGGTGTTCCAGATAGACGGCGTAGTACCTGTTCTTGCGCTGCTGCACGTCGCAGTAGTTCCACACCAGCCGTGTGGCTGTTACCCGTGCCGCCCACTCAATCCTCGCCAAGGCCGCCGCCTTCCTTGCTAGCTCGATCATGCTGCCATGGCCTTGCATTCTAGATCTGAACTCGATCGCTCGCCCCTTGCGGATGTGCAGCAGCTACACCTATTAGTATAAATTAAATACACATAAATAAATATAGATTTCCGCAAGTGCACAAGATTAGGCCCGTAAACCCTAGAACCAGTTTTTCCCCTTGTGATTGAGTAATTCAACTAATGCCTGGAGTTTATACATACAGTATATAATAAACAAAGAACGAACAAATTTCTGAAGTAGCACAATACAATCTCTGTCTAAGAATGGCATCGACTATTTCGCGCGCGGCGTCTGCTTTGCATCCGCGAGCACCGGCATCGGCAACGC is a window encoding:
- the LOC8079438 gene encoding GDSL esterase/lipase At4g26790 → MSALRHSLPIILLQLYMLSGVPPATAKVTALIVFGDSTVDTGNNNYISTLVKSDFAPYGRDLRTPGSGGGGGTSSAQPTGRFSNGRLAVDFISEAFGLPPLVPAYLDPNANMSSLATGACFASAGAGYDNATSDLFSVLPLWKELDYFKEYAAKLRSFHGDEKAKETLSEALYIVSMGTNDFLENYYGVRSGDAAERAGSASGYAGYLLGVAESFARALHALGARKLDLNGLPPMGCLPLERHAATGACTEEYNAVARDFNAGLRDLVARLDADDATGGGGGDDGGLGGGARVVYGDVYGPVADVLADPAAYGFDDVAAGCCGTTGRIEMGYMCNEASPLTCKDAGKYAFWDAIHPTEHLHRFLADRKMNTSLYVFQ